The region CCTCACACTGGGTGTTGCCCACACAATCTATTCAGACCAGCAGACATTAGACAGGAAAAACAAGGCAAGCCCAAGGGCACATATATCCCGGTGGGTGCATCTTCTTTCCCTgcgcccctgggggcagggagagacacGCCCCCCGCCAAAGGACACTGGTGGGGCCACTGCTGCCTAGTTTCCCTGCAGGGGATGGGCAATTTGAAAATGAGGCAGCCTATGAGGGGTGTCCCTGGGACGTGGCCGatttctcctcccagccctgcacccgcCGGCTCCAGGCCCCGCGTCAGCGGCTTGGCTGTGGGTTTTCCATGGCTGGACAGCTTGTGCCTGGGGAACAGCGAGGCGGAATCGCGCCCCTTACCGCCACGGAAATGTGCTGGAGTAAGGGAGGGGGTCCCCACTGCAGGGGAGGGACGGGGCTCTGCAGGCTcccgctccggggggcgggggcggcgaTCAGGGGCCGCTGGTGACACCCGCGCGGATTGACCCCTTCGCACGCGGCGGGCGCGCGCGGCTTTTAACTCGTGTTCCCGGGCAGGCAGCTCCGCGCCGGTCTTCGCAGCTCGTGCGCACTACAGTAGCAGCGGGCGGGCTCGAAGGCGGCGCTTTGTGACGGCAGCTGGGTTCGGGGCGGAGCCGCCGCCGCCTGCGCTATAAGGGGCGAGTGCGGCGGGCGCCCCGCGCAGTGGCGagcggcggggccgggcgggaGTTGGGCTGGCCATGGAGTTACTGCGGACTATCGCTCACCAGCCGGGGAGCAGCGCCGGCGGCCCCAAGGGGGGCGAGCCGGGGCTGGGCAGAGCCTGTGGCGGGGAAGCCCGGCGCAAGAAGCTGCTGGAGGAGCAGCCGCAGCATCACCACTCGCAGGCTGCCCCCGAGGTCTCCCGGATTATCACCGACCCCGGCACGGGCAAGCGCTACTGCCGCGGCAAGGTGCTCGGCAAGGTAAAGGACCGGCGCCTGCAGCCTCCGCCCCCGGGGCTCCGGAAAGCGACTCGCATGGCTCGCCGCGGGGAGCAGCCAGCCAGGCATCTCTGCTCCCTTCCCGCACCGGCAGCGGGGCCGAGCGCGGCATGGTCCTTCCTCGAGCCGGGCAGGCgtgtcctgccccacccctttccctgcaTGTCAGTTCGCGTGGTCACCTGCTGCATGCTGTGAATTCCCCCCTTGGCAGCCGCAGGCCCGCCtgggtggctggctggcttggCGGACTCGCTCTGATACAGCGCGGTGGAAGTGATGCCCTGTGACTGTCTAAAACTGGATCGGATCTCCTTGTCTCTGTAAACGGGAGCGTTTGAAGTATGCTATGTTAAACTGGCCCTCTCTGCCCCACCACTTATCCCTGGATCTCCCATTTCCTCTATCCCTAAAATTGTGTTTTTTCTCATGTCATGGCTATAAAATGGCTTTGATTTGGGagccgccctcctccccccacacaacgAGGTGGGGGGTCTGTCTGCTACCGAAATGCCAAATGCAGAGGAAATTACACCGACCCCCTACTCTTGCAAGCTTCTTGAGTAATTAAATCCAGCAGATGACTGATTAAATGAGGAACCTCTTTCATACCATCCTTAATTGCCTTTTTTTTGGGTATATCTCTCTAGGGTGGATTTGCCAAATGTTATGAGATGACAGATTTGACAACGAACAAAGTCTATGCTGCAAAAATCATTCCTCACAGCAGAGTAGCTAAGCCTCATCAAAGGGAAAAGGTGTGTGCATGAGTGACTCTTGTTTAAAAAATCTCTTTGTGTGCTGCATGGCCCTTCCCTCTTTAGAAATGTCTGCTGGCGTTAGCAATCTCCTCAGCCAAGGTTGCAAGGCTAATAAGCTTTTCTTGTGTCTTGTTCTTTAGATTGATAAAGAGATAGAGCTGCACAGAATGCTTAATCACAGCCATGTTGTACAGTTTTACCACTACTTTGAGGACAAAGAGAATATTTACATTCTTCTGGAGTACTGCAGTAGAAGGGTGAGCATCAACTGGGAGAAATCCAGTATTCACTTACCTGGGATCTGCAACTAATGTAAATATATAATATGTGAAAGGTGTTTCTCATGGCTTCTTTAGGGGTCATTTCTtcttgctttttatttaaaagtgaACCTACTTGAGAACTTTAATTCACCTCATtgtttgtgtgtgggtttttttgcagtctATGGCTCACATCTTGAAAGCAAGGAAGGTATTGACGGAACCAGAAGTGCGATACTACCTCAGGCAGATAGTGTCGGGGCTAAAATATCTTCATGAACAGGAAATCTTGCATAGAGACCTTAAACTAGGTAAGTCATTTTTCCCTCATTGATTACAAAAAGCACTGCTTCCAGCAATGGGGCACTTAGCAGACTGATAGCTCAATTGATAGAATCACCTCAGTCTTTTTCTACAATGGAAACCTGGAGCACTTAAGTAATGACATTAAGTATTCATAAAAAACAAGTTGGCTATCTACTGGCTTTTGTTAGTGTGACTCAGCACTAGTGGCTAATGCATCCCTATCTTGCAAGGCAGggattcactttttattttttattttttggggtcTAGGTAATTTCTTCATTAATGAGGCAATGGAACTAAAAGTAGGCGACTTTGGTTTGGCAGCAAGGTTGGAACCGCTGGAACACAGAAGGAGGTAGGAGCCTCAAGAATGTTTAAGGAACAGCATTAATCCAAACTGGACTCTAAAAATTAGAGGAATACAAAGATCAACTAACTGCTGCAGGGGTCAGAACTTCCCCCTCCTGTAAAAGCACTGCAGTATGTGGTGGGTGGCTTAGAtactggccaatgccagaggcAGGATGTGTAACTCAATGTTGCAATGATGTACCTAGTAGGGCTTGTTTATTGAAGACTGTAAATAGGAATGTTGGTAACAGTGGAAACATGATTCACACTGTTTTTTGAGAGCTTCTAAATTTCTGCCCAAATCTAATGGCGGGGGTAAACTGCCCAATGGAAACACCCCTACATTTCTTCTCTGGGTTAATATACTGAGTCCTGATATCTTTGATTTGCAGAACAATCTGTGGCACACCAAATTACCTCTCTCCAGAAGTCCTCAACAAACAAGGTCATGGATGTGAATCTGACATATGGGCCTTAGGTTGCGTAATGTAAGTATCGCTTCAAAGACTCAAAGCTATCTTGATAATATACTTAGGGTTCAAAGGAGAGGCAATGACTGGGTGAACACAATGCCTGAAGTCTGCCTAACCTATGAATATAACACATGAATTATCAAAGCAACCTTCTTGCTAAGAAATGGGCTGCTAATTTaaaggggctttaaaaaaaaccactatattttgaagtgtttttgCATTTACTCAAGTACTGAGACTCTTTTATTCCTCTTAAACAGGTACACAATGCTGTTAGGAAGACCCCCCTTTGAGACTACAAACCTTAAAGAAACCTATAGATGTATAAGGGAAGCAAGATACACTCTACCATCATCTCTATTGGCACCTGCAAAGCACTTAATAGCTAGCATGTTGTCAAAAAATCCTGAGGACCGGCCCAGTTTAGATGATATAATTCGACATGACTTTTTCGTACAGGTTTGTACTGTATGGCTTTCTGGTTCAGAATGTTGCATTATTCTAAGTGCACATCACAGTCTTCTAAGTATTGGCTTCTACATTTCATTTCCACAGGGCTTTACACCAGATCGACTCTCTTCTAGCTGTTGTCATACTGTTCCTGACTTCCACTTGTCAAGTCCAGCTAAGAATTTTTTCAaaaaggcagctgctgctctgtttgGTGGTAAAAAGGAAAAAGCAAGATACTTTGATACACATAGTAAGTACATTAGAATTATACTTGTGTATACAGCTTGCTTACACTTTGTGTTAACTAGTGGTAAAAACAGCATTTGCATTTACCCAAGTATAATACTGTAAACTGTTAATTTACATCACTGAACTATCTTGTCCTTGTCATATTCATATTGATCTGCATGCTACTAGGTTTAGGCAGATGTAGCCCATAGTCTACATTCCCAATTTACATAGGGAAATGTTTCTTATATATACCAGCAAGCTTTTTATTGGGCCATAATCTATTGTTTCTGTTAACTACACTTAGTCTCAAGGTAGAAATGCCATTGTACGTAATGATGGCCAGGAGTATGCTGCAGGTGGGAGAGAATGCACTGCAAGAAGAGAGAATTGAGTTGTTTACACATTCCATCCTTGTTTGTAGCTAATGTTGTTGTGGGGTATTTATATTATTAGGAATTGCAAAAACATTCTTAGATATGATGTTAAatatttggctttttaaaattatagatAGATTAACTAAAGAGGACGAAGAAATCTACAAACTTAGACATGAATTGAAAAAGACATCGATAACCCAACAGCCCCACAGACACAGAACGGATGAGGTATAGTCAAACTGATGAACTACAATGGGATGGGgtagtaataactgatacttgGCAGGAATTCATAATTGAGATTTATATTTCCTAACCACGTTTAAATGATTAGCACTTATATGGTAGTGACTGTTGTAAGAGGGCTTAGGCATGTTTTTGCCACACTGGTATGTAGTAGCCTTTAGTATTTGTATAGAGTCTAAGTCTTCAGAATTTATTACTCTATCCTTCTAGAATCTGCTTTATCTGTGCACCTTCTGCACAAATTTTAAAGGGATGCTGGCAGGCATTTCTCCCAATACGCCAAATATAAGGACTTACATTTTTATAATAACTAATTCATCATAGAAGGCCAATGAAATTATTGGGATTTTAATGTTCACATGCAGTGTGTGCAACCCAAACGCTGCAGCATTTTGTGAGTTCATGAGCTAGAGAGTAACCAGTTTTGCTACATTGTCCAGGTATTGTGAAATGCAAGACCTGAACAGCATAAATAAACTACATGTTATTGTCCTGATAATGTTCCTTCATACTTGTGTCTGCTTCCTAACTAGATCTCCTAAAATTATTTAGCTGTCAATTGGCATTGCCAGGATCAGTCTTTAATATGAGAGCTATACAAAAGCTCTCTGTGTGAACCTTGCCTTGCCTTATTGATTCTTAAATGTATAATTTCTTCTTGTAGGAGACCCAGCCTCCTAACATTACAGCAGCCAAACCTGGAACTCTAGCAGAGACCAAACAGATTGGAGACTCCATTCGAATGATAGTTAGAGGAACTCTAGGAAGCTGCAGCAGTAGCAGTGAATGTAAGTACAACATTAATGGAGTTCAAGATGGGGTTTTCCTGTTAAATCATAACATGCAAAACAGTAAACAAGCATCAAAGAAAACAGTGGATTTCAGCCTTAGAACACATTTCTTCCCATTCCTAAAACTAAACATTGGTTGCAattcttcattctgaaaactaaccttAAGAGGCTGACAAAGCTGGATTTATTTAGACTAAGGTGTAGATGGTGGGTGTGTTACATTATGCAGATAATTCAAGATTTGGCAACAGTTCTGCTCTTCTTTTTCAGGTTTGGAAGACAGTACCATGGGAAGTGTTGCTG is a window of Malaclemys terrapin pileata isolate rMalTer1 chromosome 6, rMalTer1.hap1, whole genome shotgun sequence DNA encoding:
- the PLK2 gene encoding serine/threonine-protein kinase PLK2 — protein: MELLRTIAHQPGSSAGGPKGGEPGLGRACGGEARRKKLLEEQPQHHHSQAAPEVSRIITDPGTGKRYCRGKVLGKGGFAKCYEMTDLTTNKVYAAKIIPHSRVAKPHQREKIDKEIELHRMLNHSHVVQFYHYFEDKENIYILLEYCSRRSMAHILKARKVLTEPEVRYYLRQIVSGLKYLHEQEILHRDLKLGNFFINEAMELKVGDFGLAARLEPLEHRRRTICGTPNYLSPEVLNKQGHGCESDIWALGCVMYTMLLGRPPFETTNLKETYRCIREARYTLPSSLLAPAKHLIASMLSKNPEDRPSLDDIIRHDFFVQGFTPDRLSSSCCHTVPDFHLSSPAKNFFKKAAAALFGGKKEKARYFDTHNRLTKEDEEIYKLRHELKKTSITQQPHRHRTDEETQPPNITAAKPGTLAETKQIGDSIRMIVRGTLGSCSSSSECLEDSTMGSVADTVARVLRGCLENMPEADSIPKEQLTASFQWVTKWVDYSNKYGFGYQLSDHTVGVLFNNGAHMSLLPDKKTVHYYAELGQCSVFPATDAPEQFISQVTVLKYFSHYMEENLMDGGDLPSVTDVRRPRLYLLQWLKSDKALMMLFNDGTLQVNFYHDHTKIIICNQSEEYLLTYINEDRISTTFRLTTLLISGCSLELKHRMEYALNMLLQRCN